From one Drosophila gunungcola strain Sukarami chromosome 2R unlocalized genomic scaffold, Dgunungcola_SK_2 000006F, whole genome shotgun sequence genomic stretch:
- the LOC128254832 gene encoding crossover junction endonuclease EME1, with protein sequence MSNKVDKLHKQALREQQKRIKPGECMKYVRMVIDTGFMGIPLGQEMLQQLNSTDLKYEIRTLPVSYCILWERNVGQRTIALGTSPTGLDETWKRENQVVQWLSEYDFQKAVKDQSLVCLGPRLQASFPDCQYTVALTKLRHSKHGSSAGQDALIEMQLLQKLHVEQLNHPESQDFLAFLQRYTKAIAEAPYKKQRNETLGSFKKYLANDKKQCVRVDQGNGYGRLWQQHLNRLPQVTLEVAESIIAQYPCPKKLLDHFSSDPMAVQSLADLKIKRCNGPQPLHTERRIGNVLSSKLYTLYNAKDPNTLI encoded by the coding sequence ATGTCGAATAAAGTTGATAAACTACACAAACAGGCTTTACGGGAGCAACAAAAACGAATCAAACCGGGAGAATGCATGAAATATGTGCGGATGGTCATAGATACCGGATTTATGGGCATTCCCTTAGGCCAGGAGATGCTGCAGCAACTTAATTCCACGGATTTAAAGTATGAAATAAGGACCCTGCCAGTGAGCTACTGCATCCTATGGGAACGTAATGTGGGACAGCGGACAATTGCTTTGGGAACCAGTCCCACTGGTCTGGATGAAACCTGGAAGCGTGAGAACCAAGTGGTCCAATGGCTATCCGAATACGATTTTCAAAAGGCTGTTAAGGATCAAAGTCTGGTTTGCCTGGGCCCCAGACTACAGGCCTCATTTCCGGACTGCCAGTATACGGTAGCCCTAACTAAACTTCGTCATAGCAAACACGGCAGTTCAGCCGGCCAGGACGCCTTGATAGAGATGCAGCTGCTCCAGAAGCTCCATGTGGAGCAGCTTAATCATCCCGAAAGCCAAGATTTTTTGGCCTTTCTCCAGCGCTACACAAAAGCCATAGCCGAAGCTCCATATAAGAAGCAACGTAACGAAACACTGGGCAGTTTCAAAAAGTACCTGGCCAACGACAAGAAGCAGTGCGTCCGTGTGGATCAGGGCAATGGTTATGGCCGCCTATGGCAGCAGCATCTGAACCGATTGCCGCAGGTCACTCTCGAGGTGGCCGAATCGATTATAGCGCAGTATCCCTGTCCCAAGAAACTTCTAGATCACTTTTCCAGTGATCCCATGGCAGTGCAAAGCCTAGCCGACTTAAAGATCAAGCGCTGCAATGGACCCCAACCTCTTCACACCGAGCGACGTATCGGAAATGTTCTCAGTAGCAAGCTGTATACTTTGTACAATGCTAAGGATCCAAATACTCTGATCTAA
- the LOC128254834 gene encoding transmembrane protein 170B has translation MFYEGYDTDELDTIADVMGLRSQARLNTFREMWYHVFLWALFSSIFIHTCAAVVAFVTLRKHKFGRFFSILILVMGFLSPASSGIISSAVIAFVHRASSLPMSPIYAMIWGLGQTIVSACLGFTRILATL, from the coding sequence ATGTTTTACGAGGGCTACGACACCGATGAACTGGACACCATCGCCGATGTGATGGGACTTCGGTCGCAAGCTCGACTCAATACTTTCCGCGAAATGTGGTACCATGTCTTTCTGTGGGCCCTGTTCTCCTCCATTTTCATCCACACCTGCGCGGCCGTGGTGGCCTTCGTCACGCTGCGGAAGCACAAGTTCGGGCGGTTCTTCTCGATCCTGATCCTGGTCATGGGATTCCTGTCGCCGGCCTCGAGTGGAATTATCAGCAGTGCGGTCATCGCCTTCGTGCATCGTGCCTCCAGCCTGCCCATGTCGCCCATATACGCCATGATCTGGGGTCTCGGACAGACCATAGTGTCCGCCTGCCTCGGCTTCACCCGCATTTTGGCCACGCTATAG
- the LOC128254793 gene encoding deubiquitinase DESI2, which translates to MFSNGLPCNLSFPSCLSVPKDEIGNEELLPSNMGTREPVILNVYDMYWINEYTTSIGLGVFHSGVEAFGTEFAYGGHPFPFTGVFEISPRDHDELGDQFQFRQSIQIGCTDFTYEEVRRIVEELGNQFRGDRYHLMNNNCNHFSGSLTQILCGQEIPSWVNRLAHFSSCVPFLQRCLPKEWLTPNALQQSITTIQEREDSDTSPL; encoded by the exons ATGTTCTCCAACGGATTGCCGTGCAATCTGTCGTTTCCGAGCTGTCTCAGTGTTCCAAAAGACGAGATCGGTAATGAAGAGCTTCTGCCATCCAATATGGGGACTCGCGAGCCTGTTATACTCAATGTCTACGATATG TACTGGATCAACGAGTACACCACCTCAATTGGCCTGGGCGTTTTCCACTCCGGCGTAGAAGCGTTCGGCACTGAATTCGCCTACGGCGGACACCCGTTTCCCTTTACGGGGGTCTTCGAGATCTCACCGCGGGATCACGACGAACTGGGCGATCAGTTCCAGTTCCGGCAGAGCATCCAAATCGGCTGCACCGACTTCACGTACGAGGAGGTGCGCCGGATCGTCGAGGAGCTGGGTAACCAGTTTCGGGGCGACCGATACCATCTCAtgaacaacaactgcaacCACTTCTCGGGCTCATTAACTCAG atacTTTGCGGCCAAGAAATACCCAGCTGGGTCAATCGTTTAGCGCATTTCAGCTCCTGTGTGCCATTTCTACAAAGATGTTTGCCAAA AGAATGGCTGACACCAAACGCCTTGCAGCAGAGCATAACCACAATCCAAGAGCGCGAAGACTCAGACACCAGTCCCCTTTGA
- the LOC128254792 gene encoding LOW QUALITY PROTEIN: uncharacterized protein LOC128254792 (The sequence of the model RefSeq protein was modified relative to this genomic sequence to represent the inferred CDS: deleted 2 bases in 1 codon) codes for MQHGSSRIPKQEALPNAISGPDSSNWTSLHEAVAAGDDRRVEGLLFSNADRLARESQQGNTPLHEAASRGFSRCVKLICTQPTPPTTSGVGKSGKGQKDKKDKDKNKGRARVAHQTIEALHNSALSIANNEGLSALHLAAQNGHNQSSRELLLAGADPDVQNNYGDTPLHTACRYGHAGVTRILLSALCDPNKTNLNGDTALHITCAMGRRKLTRILLEADARLGIKNAQGDCPMHIAIRKNYREIIEILNTPKKIRNRKEKPKDGGSRSDKDKDRERDVVDKGINWSPYGCHYFPDPRAFPSPKLETLPKEPLKAGEQYFLDLAGHIHKGPVSVGNTCYCGPFFRHIENKLNCNRKSLKKYVHKTKERLGHKVQALAIKTNDQIEQLTRTMIEDRLRCESKRQHLSEFLRRGEPLRSTFDQQNRNSRIDRTLSRCRSLELLENNHGGGRLTNSRSVDVLEDQAVEAIVHRSADAQLDSDSDDDSNAAREEEEDEEEGEDGELVEEEVEAGDQEPQLEHSKLDELKLDFLKVSERLGVLLEKTTLIMERDSEQESKNQLSSLSPPYKTHPRAESAQLREDKESVNSPNFDEYTNVLRRYPNSSETSNPSQNSNSWDWEASPTGSNPQPDYHKYYQRIGRGENMLNSVIKALRKDASFADLGKEEAAVNESAERMGGDKLLYKEQACEAAGISNLMKRQPLCLEDNYPAMSNLFYSNPIMEYAEETEVRQNGNENMNKVEIRNSEIKCLKKPNAGQVRDMVAQLQNTIDSNRQDSQTANVIAARSHSRLNNNFQHIEATSSNPSPTYSIPHRNTVQFGLPERQIPKDAYFHELPHRPPIPQNLQRRIHSGYVPNASFYRNEDPYVERMPQPNVPLRQGDYVGAITYRPLQSPTFQAIVPPHPNPRPRNWPHPSLPPNDINLDEVSAVGLYNNVSSLV; via the exons ATGCAGCATGGATCCTCCCGCATTCCGAAACAGGAAGCTCTGCCAAATGCCATCTCAGGG CCCGATTCCAGTAACTGGACTTCGTTACACGAGGCGGTTGCGGCTGGGGATGATCGGCGGGTGGAGGGTCTCCTGTTCAGCAACGCGGACCGCCTGGCCAGGGAATCTCAGCAAGGAAACACCCCACTCCACGAAGCCGCCAGTCGGGGGTTCAGCCGATGCGTGAAACTGATCTGCACACAACCAACACCACCCACTACCTCGGGGGTGGGAAAGTCAGGAAAGGGGCAGAAGGACAAG AAGGACAAGGATAAGAACAAGGGCAGGGCGAGGGTGGCCCACCAGACTATCGAAGCCCTGCACAACAGTGCTCTGAGCATAGCCAACAACGAGGGGTTGTCAGCCCTGCATTTAGCCGCCCAAAATGGTCACAACCAGAGCTCCAGGGAATTACTGTTGGCCGGAGCCGATCCCGACGTCCAGAATAAT TACGGCGATACTCCGCTGCACACCGCCTGCAGATATGGACATGCCGGAGTTACCCGCATTCTTCTTTCCGCCCTTTGCGATCCTAATAAAACAAACCTAAACGGTGACACCGCTTTGCATATCACCTGTGCTATGGGTCGCAGGAAGCTCACGAGGATACTCCTGGAGGCGGATGCTCGTCTGGGCATTAAAAATGCCCAAGGCGACTGTCCCATGCACATAGCAATCAGAAAGAACTATCGCGAGATCATCGAGATCCTGAACACGCCGAAGAAGATACGGAACCGCAAGGAGAAACCCAAGGACGGTGGCAGCAGATCGGACAAGGACAAAGATCGAGAAAGGGACGTGGTGGACAAGGGTATCAACTGGTCACCATATGGCTGTCATTACTTTCCCGATCCACGCGCCTTTCCCTCACCGAAGCTGGAGACGCTACCTAAGGAGCCGCTTAAAGCGGGCGAGCAGTACTTTCTGGACTTGGCAGGCCATATCCACAAGGGTCCTGTAAGCGTGGGTAATACCTGCTACTGCGGTCCCTTTTTCCGGCACATTGAAAACAAACTAAACTGCAATCGCAAGAGCTTGAAGAAGTACGTCCACAAGACCAAGGAACGGTTAGGTCACAAAGTTCAGGCACTGGCCATCAAAACCAACGATCAAATTGAACAGCTCACAAGGACGATGATTGAGGACAGGTTGAGATGTGAGAGCAAGAGGCAGCACCTCAGTGAGTTCTTGAGAAGAGGCGAACCCTTGCGATCCACCTTCGATCAGCAGAACAGGAACTCGAGGATCGATAGAACACTCTCCAGGTGTCGTAGTCTTGAGCTCTTGGAAAATAACCACGGGGGTGGTAGGCTCACCAATTCCAGGAGTGTGGATGTACTTGAAGACCAGGCAGTGGAAGCAATAGTACACCGATCAGCGGATGCTCAACTGGACAGCGATAGCGATGATGATTCCAATGCAGCtagggaggaggaggaggatgaggaaGAAGGGGAGGATGGGGAGCTGGTTGAAGAGGAGGTTGAAGCAGGGGATCAAGAACCACAACTTGAGCACTCAAAGCTGGATGAACTCAAGCTGGATTTCCTCAAAGTGTCCGAAAGATTGGGCGTGCTTCTGGAAAAGACCACCTTGATCATGGAAAGGGACAGTGAACAGGAGAGCAAGAACCAGCTGTCTTCCTTATCGCCACCCTATAAAACCCATCCCAGAGCCGAATCTGCCCAACTCCGGGAAGACAAAGAGAGTGTGAATAGTCCCAACTTTGATGAGTACACCAATGTATTGCGGCGCTATCCGAACTCCAGCGAGACGTCCAATCCCTCCCAGAACTCCAACAGCTGGGACTGGGAGGCATCTCCCACGGGCAGTAATCCGCAGCCAGATTACCACAAGTACTATCAGCGCATTGGCAGAGGGGAGAATATGTTGAACTCCGTGATTAAGGCACTGAGGAAAGATGCCTCCTTTGCGGATCTCGGTAAAGAAGAGGCGGCTGTAAACGAAAGTGCAGAGAGAATGGGTGGCGACAAGTTGCTCTACAAGGAGCAGGCCTGCGAGGCAGCTGGTATCTCCAATCTGATGAAGCGACAGCCCCTGTGCTTAGAGGACAATTACCCCGCCATGTCGAATCTGTTCTACTCCAATCCCATCATGGAGTATGCCGAGGAAACGGAAGTGCGGCAGAATGGCAATGAAAATATGAACAAGGTTGAGATCCGGAACAGTGAGATCAAGTGCCTGAAAAAGCCAAATGCAGGGCAGGTTCGGGACATGGTAGCTCAACTGCAAAACACCATAGATTCCAATCGACAGGATTCCCAGACAGCCAATGTTATTGCGGCAAGATCACACTCCCGTTTAAATAACAACTTCCAGCACATAGAGGCCACCTCTTCGAATCCCTCGCCCACCTACAGTATCCCTCACAGGAATACTGTCCAGTTTGGTCTGCCCGAGAGACAAATACCCAAAGATGCCTACTTCCATGAACTGCCCCATCGGCCACCGATCCCGCAAAACCTGCAGCGAAGGATCCACTCCGGCTATGTACCAAATGCGAGTTTCTATCGCAATGAAGACCCTTACGTGGAGAGGATGCCCCAACCAAATGTTCCCCTGCGGCAGGGCGACTATGTGGGTGCGATCACCTACAGGCCCCTTCAGTCGCCCACCTTCCAGGCCATTGTCCCGCCCCATCCAAACCCTCGACCACGAAACTGGCCGCATCCCAGTCTACCGCCTAATGATATCAATCTTGACGAAGTGTCGGCCGTTGGCCTCTACAATAATGTCTCGAGTTTGGTTTAA
- the LOC128254612 gene encoding proteasome subunit beta type-5 — protein MALAEICKISNAPYMKPTAWSSTDAEDDLRGLTCNLANPYTLAAPPFENPMHNLNQIQANAGKTGIKIDFDHGTTTLGFKFKGGVLLAVDSRATGGQYIGSQSMKKIVEINQFMLGTLAGGAADCVYWDRVLSKECRLHELRNKERISVAAASKIMANIAHEYKGMGLSMGMMLAGYDKRGPGLYYVDSEGSRTPGNLFSVGSGSLFAYGVLDSGYHWDLEDEEAQELGRRAIYHATFRDAYSGGIIRVYHIKEDGWVNISNTDCMELHYKYQAQKEQQQAAQ, from the exons ATGGCACTGGCTGAAATCTGCAAGATATCCAATGCTCCGTACATGAAGCCCACTGCCTGGTCCTCGACGGATGCGGAGGACGACCTGAGGGGGCTAACCTGCAATCTGGCCAATCCCTACACACTGGCTGCTCCGCCATTCGAGAAC CCCATGCACAACCTCAACCAGATCCAGGCCAATGCCGGCAAGACTGGCATCAAAATCGACTTTGACCACGGCACCACAACGCTGGGCTTCAAGTTCAAGGGCGGCGTTCTCCTGGCGGTGGATTCTCGTGCCACCGGTGGCCAGTACATTGGTTCACAGTCGATGAAGAAGATCGTGGAGATCAACCAGTTCATGCTGGGCACTTTGGCCGGCGGCGCCGCCGACTGTGTGTACTGGGATCGCGTTCTGTCTAAGGAGTGCCGTCTACACGAGCTGCGCAACAAGGAACGCATCTCGGTGGCGGCGGCCAGCAAGATCATGGCCAACATTGCCCACGAGTACAAAGGCATGGGGTTGAGCATGGGCATGATGCTGGCTGGCTATGATAAGCGCGGTCCTGGTTTATACTACGTGGACTCGGAGGGATCCCGCACGCCCGGCAATCTGTTCTCTGTGGGAAGTGGCTCCCTGTTCGCCTACGGAGTGCTGGACTCTGGCTATCACTGGGATCTGGAGGACGAGGAGGCCCAGGAGTTGGGACGTCGGGCCATCTACCATGCCACCTTCAGGGATGCCTACTCCGGCGGCATCATTCGCGTCTATCACATCAAGGAAGACGGCTGGGTCAACATCTCCAACACCGACTGCATGGAGCTGCACTACAAGTACCAGGCGCAGAAGGAACAGCAGCAGGCGGCTCAGTAG
- the LOC128254615 gene encoding uncharacterized protein LOC128254615, with the protein MQQFSSREKYLVSNTLNCWPVMLQGQPVLIDLHNETSVAGIIDVADGHMTCELTHVVFFDRNGGQHPFDNFMVRNRMIRQIHIPTHLDAEQELRQAMERGVLRRKRVETKKGKRTFKQKRAEMRHKETLQLISQQKERTHQET; encoded by the coding sequence ATGCAGCAGTTCAGTTCGCGGGAGAAGTATTTGGTGTCCAACACTTTGAACTGCTGGCCAGTGATGCTGCAGGGTCAGCCGGTGCTCATAGATCTGCACAACGAGACCTCCGTGGCCGGGATAATCGATGTAGCCGACGGGCACATGACCTGCGAACTCACCCATGTAGTTTTCTTCGATCGCAATGGGGGCCAGCATCCTTTTGATAACTTCATGGTGCGCAACCGAATGATCCGGCAGATACACATACCCACCCACTTGGATGCAGAGCAGGAGCTCCGTCAGGCCATGGAGAGGGGTGTCCTGCGAAGAAAGCGCGTGGAAACCAAGAAGGGAAAGCGCACTTTCAAGCAAAAACGAGCGGAAATGCGACACAAGGAAACCCTGCAATTGATTTCCCAGCAAAAGGAAAGGACCCATCAAGAAACCTAG